In Maridesulfovibrio sp., a single genomic region encodes these proteins:
- a CDS encoding glycosyltransferase: MTGSFWTLLDTASRYRLLVSGHGKPHLMETANRIINSAEGSSDKGALIDVGVDMFLAAWESSPLDGQLASNLLAIDRQLGFLPEKLTVVLSQVAASCSVPENLGYLQRLAARNDKEKLLDYLSGQTRRQPENLFWLGHLLDLAFFLGRHDVARSALERDWPSAMNPVLNKYAGDLAFCSGDYERAEAAYSDTSGGSIILGGSLLRLGEAVDRMGRREEAMILWRDRMTARPWQVNTWLTVYEKLMGGAGSRLAGKVAVCLYTYGKGDEFDETMSHLAGSPLDNVHIFALDNGSSDSTPQVMNNWKDKLGDKFTAVRLPVNIGAPAARNWLKNMPETQAFDYVAYLDDDAILPWDWQARISAAVEQYPDAGVWGCKVVNRGQEEVIQHADLHLRETPGDFDDPLRCFEFSYIDPYNQDLDYGQYDFSRPCLSVTGCFHLFRRSVLDEVGDFDLRFAPTQYDDVDHDFMLASAGRTAVYQGNLKVLHKRKSGLESTADRAARGSGAGNVLKLESKYSAEDVRGIIERDIKRLEDDFCEKSLKLGSIMKDIQ; the protein is encoded by the coding sequence ATGACCGGTTCATTCTGGACACTTCTGGATACAGCTTCGCGTTACAGGCTTTTAGTTTCCGGGCACGGCAAACCGCATCTGATGGAAACGGCCAACCGGATAATCAACAGTGCCGAAGGAAGCAGTGATAAAGGCGCGCTTATCGATGTCGGTGTGGATATGTTTCTGGCCGCCTGGGAATCCAGCCCGCTGGACGGACAACTGGCCTCAAATCTTCTGGCTATTGATCGGCAACTGGGTTTTCTGCCCGAAAAATTGACGGTGGTTCTTTCTCAGGTTGCCGCAAGTTGCTCTGTCCCGGAGAATCTAGGCTACCTGCAACGGCTGGCCGCTCGCAACGACAAGGAAAAGCTGCTGGATTATCTTTCCGGCCAGACGAGAAGACAGCCGGAGAATCTTTTCTGGCTCGGCCATTTGCTTGATCTGGCTTTTTTTCTTGGCCGTCATGATGTTGCCCGTTCCGCTCTTGAGCGTGACTGGCCTTCGGCCATGAACCCTGTTCTGAATAAGTATGCAGGTGATCTGGCCTTTTGTTCGGGAGATTATGAACGTGCCGAAGCCGCTTATTCCGATACTTCCGGTGGATCGATTATCCTGGGCGGAAGTCTGCTGCGGCTGGGCGAGGCTGTAGACCGGATGGGTCGCCGGGAGGAAGCAATGATACTCTGGCGTGACCGGATGACCGCCCGGCCCTGGCAGGTCAATACCTGGCTGACGGTCTATGAAAAGCTGATGGGCGGCGCCGGATCAAGGCTGGCCGGAAAGGTCGCTGTATGCCTGTACACTTACGGCAAGGGTGATGAATTTGACGAGACCATGTCTCATCTGGCCGGATCGCCGCTCGATAATGTGCACATATTCGCTCTTGATAACGGCAGCAGCGACAGTACGCCGCAGGTGATGAATAACTGGAAGGATAAGTTGGGTGATAAATTCACTGCTGTCCGTCTTCCGGTAAACATCGGCGCTCCGGCTGCCAGAAACTGGCTCAAGAATATGCCGGAAACTCAGGCGTTTGATTATGTCGCCTATCTGGATGATGATGCCATCCTTCCTTGGGACTGGCAGGCACGTATCTCTGCGGCGGTGGAGCAGTATCCCGATGCCGGCGTCTGGGGTTGCAAGGTGGTCAATCGAGGGCAGGAAGAGGTCATACAGCACGCGGACCTGCATCTTCGTGAGACTCCCGGTGATTTTGATGACCCGTTACGCTGTTTTGAATTTTCCTACATCGATCCTTATAATCAGGACCTTGACTACGGGCAGTACGATTTCAGCCGTCCGTGCCTGTCGGTGACCGGCTGTTTTCATCTGTTCCGCCGGTCTGTTCTTGATGAAGTTGGTGATTTCGATCTGCGGTTCGCTCCTACGCAGTATGACGATGTGGATCATGATTTTATGCTTGCTTCCGCCGGACGCACCGCTGTGTATCAGGGGAATCTGAAGGTGCTGCACAAACGCAAGTCCGGTTTGGAAAGCACTGCCGACAGGGCTGCGCGCGGCAGCGGGGCCGGTAATGTGCTCAAGCTGGAGTCCAAATATTCGGCCGAAGATGTCCGTGGAATAATTGAGCGCGATATTAAACGGCTGGAGGATGATTTCTGCGAGAAATCTCTCAAGTTGGGATCGATAATGAAGGATATTCAGTAA
- a CDS encoding TetR family transcriptional regulator C-terminal domain-containing protein, which yields MTLLDDWSISFSMSEDTKQKIIAVGADIIHRKGFNNTGIQEILKACGVPKGSFYYYFESKEAFGVAVARYFSSRLGETAGPLLRDKSYTPLERLKNFFRFFRDYFEKQGWSRGCPIGNLAQEMGDLSGPLQLELSQIVNGMVRAIAPVIREAADAGQISGTIDPERTAGFIVASWHGAILQMKVHKCSAPLDNFEQIVFENLLVR from the coding sequence TTGACCCTACTAGACGACTGGTCTATTTCTTTTTCCATGAGCGAAGACACCAAGCAGAAGATTATCGCCGTCGGGGCGGACATCATCCACCGCAAAGGGTTCAACAACACCGGCATTCAGGAGATTCTCAAGGCTTGCGGGGTTCCGAAGGGGTCTTTTTATTACTACTTCGAATCCAAGGAAGCATTCGGAGTTGCTGTTGCCAGGTATTTTTCATCCCGGCTTGGAGAAACAGCCGGTCCGCTGCTCAGGGACAAATCATATACTCCGCTCGAAAGGCTGAAAAACTTCTTCCGGTTCTTCCGTGACTATTTCGAGAAGCAGGGCTGGTCCCGAGGCTGCCCCATCGGCAATCTGGCTCAGGAAATGGGCGACCTGTCCGGCCCGTTGCAGCTTGAGCTCTCGCAGATAGTCAATGGGATGGTCAGGGCGATTGCCCCGGTCATCAGGGAAGCGGCAGATGCCGGGCAGATTTCCGGCACTATCGACCCGGAACGCACCGCAGGCTTTATCGTTGCTTCATGGCACGGAGCAATTCTGCAGATGAAGGTACATAAATGCTCTGCCCCCCTTGATAATTTTGAACAGATTGTCTTCGAAAACTTATTGGTAAGATAG
- a CDS encoding glycosyltransferase codes for MDGDVVADLRVIVDGRKWHLWGRAGAERELSLAGLADKGRLPVLIGAGLGICLQSLAERGPVAVLDIDPDMAGVSGADRFRDHPQVCWIDGTPVEALEKVRQWRTENGGGPLEIIRIPLYLRLDRDWYAALAATLESEKDTSSADFWSEVDYPKFRNAQPRILFFNRPYFLNNEIRSAMERLGLSYCSIDIGTGDTVREGFVEDLLKAVVDFKPDFALTVNHFGVDRQGRLTDLLLKLKLPLASWFVDNPHLILYRYSDVSPELTSIFTYDAGNLDIMREKGFRNVFYLPLATDPHRFVPGLKGRKEWRSEVSFVGNSMVDAVRKTLHESGISGELKKKYPGVAAEFGTAEELSVEKFLAGAYPEILKAMERFKSDEQRLSFEALLTWEATRQYRLSCLKGTIGFNPLVVGDAGWKNLLGVSGWRYLPSLDYYDDLPAFYPMSKVSFNCTSRQMKGAVNQRIFDVPACGGFVLTDYREQMENLFEPGSEIIAYRNVDEIPQLLEKWLADAEGRSRISAAARRRIFAFHTYEHRMQDIISKMRITF; via the coding sequence ATGGACGGGGATGTCGTGGCGGACCTGCGGGTTATTGTCGACGGCAGGAAGTGGCACCTTTGGGGCCGTGCGGGAGCGGAACGGGAGCTTTCCCTTGCCGGATTGGCGGACAAGGGGCGGTTGCCTGTGCTTATAGGTGCCGGGCTTGGAATTTGCCTGCAGAGTCTGGCCGAAAGGGGGCCTGTGGCCGTACTGGATATTGATCCAGATATGGCCGGGGTTTCCGGTGCGGACCGGTTCCGGGACCATCCGCAGGTGTGCTGGATAGACGGGACACCGGTTGAGGCTCTGGAAAAAGTCCGCCAGTGGCGCACAGAAAACGGCGGCGGACCTTTGGAAATAATTCGGATTCCACTTTATCTCCGGCTGGATCGGGACTGGTATGCTGCTCTGGCGGCAACGCTTGAATCGGAGAAGGACACATCTTCGGCTGATTTCTGGTCCGAGGTGGATTATCCGAAATTCAGAAACGCCCAGCCCCGGATACTTTTTTTCAACCGCCCGTATTTTCTGAACAATGAGATCAGGTCTGCAATGGAACGGCTGGGGCTGAGCTATTGCAGCATTGATATCGGCACCGGGGATACCGTTCGCGAGGGCTTTGTTGAGGACCTGCTGAAGGCGGTTGTAGATTTCAAGCCGGATTTTGCCCTTACAGTGAATCATTTCGGAGTGGACAGGCAGGGCAGACTGACCGATCTGCTGCTTAAACTTAAGCTGCCGCTGGCATCATGGTTTGTGGATAATCCGCATTTGATTCTTTATCGATACTCTGATGTATCTCCGGAGTTGACCAGCATATTCACCTACGATGCGGGAAATCTGGACATTATGCGTGAAAAGGGATTCCGCAATGTTTTCTATCTCCCGCTGGCAACCGACCCACACCGCTTTGTTCCGGGACTCAAGGGCCGTAAGGAATGGCGTTCCGAAGTTTCATTCGTGGGTAATTCCATGGTCGATGCGGTTCGCAAGACTCTGCACGAATCGGGAATTTCGGGGGAATTGAAAAAAAAGTATCCCGGTGTCGCGGCTGAATTCGGAACTGCGGAAGAACTTTCCGTGGAAAAATTTCTTGCCGGGGCATATCCTGAAATTCTGAAAGCCATGGAACGGTTCAAGTCGGATGAACAGCGGCTTTCTTTCGAGGCTTTGCTGACCTGGGAGGCCACAAGACAGTACCGCCTTTCCTGTTTGAAGGGCACCATCGGATTCAACCCGCTTGTGGTCGGAGATGCCGGATGGAAAAATCTGTTGGGCGTGTCCGGATGGCGATATCTGCCTTCGCTTGATTATTATGACGATCTGCCTGCATTTTACCCCATGTCAAAGGTCAGCTTCAACTGCACCAGCCGTCAGATGAAGGGAGCCGTCAACCAGCGTATCTTTGATGTTCCGGCCTGCGGAGGGTTTGTACTGACGGATTACCGGGAACAGATGGAAAATCTTTTTGAACCCGGAAGCGAGATAATAGCCTACAGGAATGTGGATGAAATCCCGCAGCTTCTGGAAAAATGGCTTGCGGATGCTGAGGGGCGCAGCAGGATCAGCGCTGCTGCACGCAGGAGGATTTTTGCCTTCCATACGTATGAACACCGCATGCAGGATATCATATCCAAAATGAGGATAACTTTCTGA
- a CDS encoding transglycosylase SLT domain-containing protein, whose amino-acid sequence MYLSFFIFLTQLYLVRHEIPLPKKLRVAAVNTERVFPRLSPWGPGFDRELLNEFGKFCNASMTVTPYPTHAEAFEALTSGKADIMLASGYNPGTLPTSIPLARGPVYEKEQPEMLHNIGRFELRTPYELCGLEVFVPGNADLIQTFENLKEHLDCTPVLMSTDSAAHLKPLLQLNNDKSVRFQLVEAGAFKPIKPFLHRLRVTENFGEELEYRWYLRNDIHGLKQAVDDYWNHVRTNGTLADKREMYFGFIPEETDFYDLYTLRKDVREKLPLYSKYITKAAKRYEIDPFLLAAVMYQESRFDPLAQSRTGVRGLMQLTRDTADLLGLTSRLDPQQSINGGARYLKFLWEKMEYRNVTGWNRWLFTLAAYNQGLGHVYDAMDIASYINKHPGTWRSLKQVFPLLTRRKYHSKTRHGYTRGYEAVDYVDSVRYYYYILKGLSVLPGEERNYLAPLVSG is encoded by the coding sequence GTGTACTTATCTTTTTTTATTTTTTTAACACAGTTATACCTTGTCCGGCACGAAATTCCCCTGCCCAAAAAACTGCGCGTCGCTGCGGTCAATACCGAAAGAGTTTTTCCCAGACTTTCTCCCTGGGGACCGGGATTCGACAGGGAGCTGCTCAATGAATTCGGGAAGTTCTGTAATGCAAGCATGACCGTTACCCCCTACCCCACCCATGCTGAGGCTTTCGAGGCTTTGACTTCCGGCAAAGCGGACATCATGCTCGCCAGCGGGTACAATCCCGGCACACTTCCGACATCAATTCCTCTGGCCAGGGGACCGGTTTATGAAAAAGAACAGCCGGAAATGCTGCACAACATAGGAAGATTCGAACTGCGCACACCTTACGAGCTGTGCGGGCTGGAAGTGTTCGTTCCCGGAAATGCCGATCTGATTCAGACATTTGAAAACCTTAAAGAGCACCTGGACTGTACGCCTGTATTGATGAGCACAGACAGCGCTGCCCATCTGAAGCCGCTGCTGCAGCTAAACAACGACAAGAGTGTCCGCTTCCAATTGGTTGAGGCCGGAGCCTTCAAGCCCATCAAACCTTTTCTGCACCGTCTGCGAGTAACCGAAAATTTCGGAGAGGAACTTGAATACCGGTGGTACCTGAGAAACGATATCCACGGCCTGAAACAGGCTGTTGACGACTACTGGAACCATGTGCGTACCAATGGGACACTGGCCGACAAACGAGAAATGTATTTCGGATTCATTCCCGAGGAAACCGATTTTTACGATCTCTATACATTGCGCAAGGATGTACGCGAAAAACTGCCGCTTTACAGCAAATATATCACTAAGGCTGCGAAAAGATATGAAATAGATCCCTTTCTGCTCGCTGCCGTGATGTATCAGGAATCCCGCTTCGACCCCCTTGCCCAGAGCCGCACAGGAGTGCGCGGACTCATGCAGCTGACCAGAGACACCGCCGACCTGCTCGGGTTGACCAGCCGTCTCGATCCGCAGCAGTCAATCAACGGTGGAGCGCGCTATCTGAAATTTCTCTGGGAAAAAATGGAGTACCGCAATGTTACAGGCTGGAACCGCTGGTTGTTTACCCTTGCGGCCTACAATCAGGGGTTGGGGCATGTATACGATGCCATGGACATCGCCAGTTATATAAACAAGCACCCCGGCACGTGGCGATCTCTGAAACAGGTCTTTCCCCTGCTTACGCGCAGAAAATACCATTCCAAAACACGCCACGGATATACTCGGGGATATGAAGCAGTCGATTACGTGGACAGCGTCCGCTACTACTACTATATTCTGAAAGGATTATCAGTCCTTCCGGGGGAGGAGAGGAATTACCTTGCTCCGCTTGTCTCCGGATGA
- a CDS encoding adenylosuccinate synthase, with the protein MSNTVIVGTQWGDEGKGKVVDMLAEKAGAIVRFQGGNNAGHTLVVKGEQCILHLIPSGVLHPGKKCLIGNGVVLDPEVFLKEIDGLAAKGVDVSPERLMISKKTQIIMPYHKMMDNCRETMKSADNKIGTTGRGIGPCYEDKMGRIGVRAADLADPELLRSKIVAALVEKNVLFEKLFKVEPLDAEKVYQDMLPIAERVAPYLGDVSSVIQDVNKGGGTVLFEGAQGVHLDIDHGTYPFVTSSNVVAGNAAAGAGCGPRQFEHIIGICKAYTTRVGAGPFPTELFDEVGNALQSVGHEFGATTGRKRRCGWLDMVVLRETARLCDLTEFALTKLDVLSGLDEIKICVAYEYRGTKVDYPPQEQNAMAYVEPVYETLPGWKEDITKAGAYEDLPEAARNYISRIEELSGVKVGIVSVGPDRDQTIVR; encoded by the coding sequence ATGTCTAATACCGTTATTGTTGGAACCCAGTGGGGGGACGAAGGCAAGGGTAAGGTCGTGGATATGCTCGCTGAAAAAGCGGGTGCGATTGTACGTTTTCAGGGCGGAAACAACGCAGGGCATACCCTTGTTGTAAAAGGTGAGCAGTGTATCCTGCATCTCATTCCTTCCGGAGTGCTCCATCCCGGTAAAAAGTGTCTCATCGGCAACGGTGTTGTGCTTGATCCGGAAGTATTTCTCAAGGAAATTGACGGTCTTGCCGCCAAAGGGGTGGATGTTTCTCCGGAAAGGCTGATGATCAGCAAGAAAACCCAGATCATCATGCCCTACCACAAAATGATGGATAACTGCCGCGAGACCATGAAGTCCGCGGACAACAAGATAGGTACCACCGGTCGTGGAATCGGTCCCTGCTACGAAGATAAAATGGGCCGTATCGGCGTCCGTGCCGCGGACCTCGCCGATCCGGAACTGCTTCGTTCCAAGATCGTTGCCGCTCTTGTTGAAAAGAATGTGCTTTTCGAAAAACTTTTCAAGGTTGAACCGCTTGACGCGGAAAAGGTTTATCAGGACATGCTGCCCATTGCAGAGCGCGTAGCTCCGTATCTCGGCGACGTCTCCTCCGTGATTCAGGATGTGAACAAGGGCGGCGGCACGGTTCTTTTTGAAGGAGCCCAGGGCGTGCACCTTGATATCGATCACGGAACATATCCTTTTGTCACCTCTTCCAATGTTGTTGCAGGTAACGCCGCCGCCGGTGCAGGATGCGGTCCCCGTCAGTTCGAGCATATCATCGGTATCTGCAAGGCCTACACCACCAGAGTCGGAGCCGGTCCTTTCCCTACTGAACTTTTTGATGAGGTCGGCAATGCTCTTCAGAGCGTAGGCCACGAATTCGGAGCCACCACCGGGCGTAAACGTCGTTGCGGCTGGCTGGATATGGTTGTTCTGCGTGAAACCGCGCGTTTGTGCGACCTCACTGAGTTTGCGCTTACCAAGCTTGATGTTCTTTCCGGACTGGATGAAATCAAAATCTGCGTAGCCTACGAGTATCGCGGAACCAAGGTTGATTATCCTCCGCAGGAACAGAACGCCATGGCTTACGTGGAACCTGTTTACGAAACACTGCCCGGCTGGAAGGAAGATATCACCAAGGCCGGTGCATACGAAGATCTGCCTGAAGCGGCCCGTAACTACATTTCCCGTATTGAGGAACTGTCCGGCGTCAAGGTAGGTATCGTTTCTGTCGGTCCCGATCGCGACCAGACAATCGTCCGCTAG
- a CDS encoding DNA polymerase III subunit delta' produces MFSGIRETAARQALVLPRLAKLASRPPQCLLIEGGSAQERLDMARYWACVLNCENGHDPCGSCQSCLQIADNAFNDFLLIDREEDEKSGKKKQDISIESIRELLPVWGQPPHGRGTRVTVVVEAQHLNGNSANALLKTLEEPRPGNVFVLTAPQRERLLETLVSRSWVITLSWPTQLSNSPEVSGWVDSMLSFWRSGQGWFEKSSAKGALDKELAFMIVNGCQRELINALRDPQSSRPADAMAGLFDAKGLRRLDLVLSKAQESLNYNVNPALVLDWVCTAAMPRRR; encoded by the coding sequence ATGTTTTCAGGCATAAGGGAGACCGCAGCACGGCAGGCACTTGTTCTGCCCCGGCTGGCAAAACTTGCCTCCAGGCCTCCGCAGTGTCTGTTGATCGAAGGCGGCAGCGCTCAGGAAAGGCTTGATATGGCCCGTTACTGGGCCTGCGTGCTCAATTGCGAGAACGGTCATGATCCATGCGGGAGTTGTCAGTCCTGCCTGCAGATTGCAGATAACGCATTTAATGATTTCCTGCTCATAGACCGCGAAGAAGACGAAAAGAGCGGTAAGAAGAAGCAGGACATCTCCATTGAATCAATTCGCGAATTACTCCCGGTCTGGGGCCAGCCGCCCCATGGCCGGGGGACTCGCGTTACCGTTGTGGTGGAAGCACAGCATCTGAACGGAAACTCCGCCAACGCCCTGCTGAAAACACTTGAAGAACCCCGTCCCGGCAATGTCTTTGTTTTGACCGCTCCTCAACGGGAACGACTGCTTGAAACCCTTGTTTCCCGCAGTTGGGTTATTACACTGTCCTGGCCGACGCAACTTTCCAATTCCCCCGAAGTCTCCGGGTGGGTCGATTCCATGTTGTCCTTCTGGCGTTCCGGGCAGGGCTGGTTTGAAAAATCCTCCGCCAAGGGTGCTCTGGACAAGGAACTGGCTTTCATGATCGTAAACGGATGCCAGCGTGAACTGATAAACGCGCTGCGTGATCCGCAGTCTTCCAGACCAGCCGATGCCATGGCCGGCCTTTTTGATGCCAAGGGCCTCCGCCGCCTTGATCTGGTGCTGTCAAAGGCCCAGGAATCCCTTAACTACAACGTTAACCCGGCACTGGTCCTTGATTGGGTCTGTACTGCCGCCATGCCTCGACGCCGCTAG
- a CDS encoding IMP cyclohydrolase, translating to MSNLKDMYKTLQQDPFPSDMTLTMGDQKLTFKKRTWELDGETKGLRYGENPDQPAALYELVSGGLEYDGIKFRGEGQGLVSALTEEHMIQAGKHPGKTNLTDVDNAINILQYLTAKPAAVILKHNNPCGAAWTDEGIGTALRNAFNADRIAAFGGAIVVNRPLTMEAAEVIDSAYFEVVAAPSFEEGTLDVLRKRKNLRILQIPGIVGLERFLGQPFLDIKSLMDGGMVVQFSFRNRILSAEDFIPATAEKDGSSYSARTPTKQEADDLLFAWAVEAGVTSNSVIFAKDGVTTAIGTGEQDRVGCVELAVTKARTKYADGICFDKFKMSLFELKLKALKDAQAAKDLAEIEQKAVEDKAGLKGSVLVSDGFFPFRDGVDLCMAQGITAIAQPGGSIRDHEVIQAVNEATPQVAMVFTGQRSFKH from the coding sequence ATGAGTAACCTTAAAGACATGTACAAAACCCTGCAGCAGGACCCTTTTCCGTCTGATATGACCCTGACCATGGGCGATCAGAAACTTACTTTCAAAAAAAGGACCTGGGAACTCGACGGCGAAACCAAGGGACTGCGCTACGGAGAAAACCCCGACCAGCCCGCAGCACTCTACGAACTGGTTTCCGGCGGACTGGAGTACGACGGCATCAAATTTCGCGGCGAAGGCCAGGGTCTTGTTTCCGCTCTCACCGAAGAACACATGATCCAGGCAGGCAAACATCCCGGCAAAACCAACCTCACGGATGTGGATAACGCGATCAACATCCTGCAGTACCTTACCGCCAAGCCTGCGGCAGTCATCCTCAAGCACAACAACCCCTGCGGCGCTGCATGGACTGACGAAGGCATCGGAACCGCTCTGCGCAACGCATTCAATGCCGACCGCATTGCCGCGTTCGGCGGAGCCATCGTTGTCAACCGCCCCCTGACCATGGAAGCCGCAGAAGTAATAGACAGCGCATATTTCGAAGTTGTCGCCGCTCCTTCTTTCGAAGAAGGCACCCTTGATGTGCTCCGCAAACGCAAGAACCTGAGAATTCTCCAGATTCCCGGAATAGTAGGACTGGAAAGATTTCTGGGCCAGCCCTTCCTCGACATCAAGTCGCTCATGGACGGAGGAATGGTTGTACAGTTCTCTTTCAGAAACCGCATTCTCAGCGCAGAAGATTTCATTCCCGCCACAGCTGAAAAAGACGGCTCCAGCTATTCCGCAAGGACACCGACAAAGCAGGAAGCAGACGACCTGCTCTTCGCCTGGGCCGTTGAAGCCGGCGTTACCTCCAACTCGGTTATTTTTGCCAAAGACGGTGTAACCACTGCCATCGGCACCGGTGAGCAGGACCGCGTTGGCTGCGTCGAACTCGCAGTAACCAAAGCCCGCACCAAGTACGCAGACGGCATCTGCTTTGATAAATTCAAGATGTCCCTGTTCGAACTGAAGCTCAAGGCTCTCAAGGACGCACAGGCTGCCAAGGATCTCGCTGAAATCGAACAGAAAGCAGTTGAAGACAAGGCCGGTCTCAAAGGATCCGTCCTAGTTTCCGACGGTTTCTTCCCCTTCCGTGACGGCGTGGACCTCTGCATGGCTCAGGGCATCACCGCCATTGCCCAGCCCGGCGGCTCCATTCGCGACCACGAAGTAATTCAGGCCGTGAACGAAGCCACCCCGCAGGTAGCCATGGTCTTCACCGGACAGAGATCGTTCAAGCACTAA
- a CDS encoding CatA-like O-acetyltransferase, whose product MEKIDLQTWERTEHFNFFQSMKKCNYDTTVQQDVTALCAYRRQAKDSGRELRLSDIIYFFAMKAVNSIPELRTRVVDGNPVIYDIIHPAFTYIPKDRKLHANVLCRYSPDFREQAANFDNARHESDISPTLTPRGGDRQNLIYFSIVAGVPFTSASNPWGDCSCDSVPRILFGQIHENDSGKKMLPVSIELLHSLADGQHLAGFYDLFGQMCASPAEFLD is encoded by the coding sequence ATGGAGAAAATTGATCTTCAGACCTGGGAAAGGACTGAACATTTCAACTTTTTTCAGTCCATGAAGAAGTGCAACTACGATACAACTGTACAACAGGATGTAACCGCCCTCTGCGCATACCGCAGGCAGGCAAAAGATTCGGGACGGGAACTGCGTCTCTCGGACATCATCTACTTTTTCGCCATGAAGGCAGTTAACAGCATTCCCGAACTGCGCACCCGTGTAGTGGACGGAAATCCGGTTATCTACGACATCATACATCCAGCCTTCACCTATATTCCAAAGGACCGGAAACTGCATGCAAATGTGCTCTGCCGCTATTCCCCGGACTTCCGCGAACAGGCCGCAAACTTTGATAATGCCCGACACGAATCAGACATTTCCCCGACCCTTACACCCAGAGGCGGAGACAGGCAGAATCTTATTTATTTCAGCATAGTTGCCGGAGTTCCATTTACTTCCGCCAGCAATCCGTGGGGGGATTGTTCATGTGATTCAGTGCCCCGCATACTCTTCGGGCAGATTCACGAAAACGATTCAGGAAAAAAAATGCTGCCCGTTTCCATCGAACTGCTCCACAGTCTGGCCGATGGGCAGCATCTGGCCGGGTTTTACGACTTGTTCGGGCAGATGTGTGCAAGCCCAGCAGAATTCCTTGATTAG